A window of Streptomyces sp. SAI-127 contains these coding sequences:
- a CDS encoding ABC transporter ATP-binding protein: MTSAVSAADIAPTAYAWEIQATGLKVRVGRKRMAVDGLDLSLGIGVHGLLGPNGAGKTTLIRTLATVLRPTEGSLELLGESVDGMGEHRAVRRRIGYLPQEFGYYKRFTVREFVEYMAWLKEVPKASIPAAVQRAVERVGLADRADERMKALSGGMVRRVGIAQAIVNDPTILLLDEPTVGLDPAQRLRFRELLQELGTDTCVLVSTHLVEDVAAACTDVVLFADGRLVFKGPPDELASAGGPEHEGDSPLERGYSAMLLNPEQGRGTW; encoded by the coding sequence ATGACGTCCGCCGTGAGCGCGGCCGACATCGCACCGACGGCCTACGCCTGGGAGATCCAGGCCACCGGGCTGAAGGTCAGGGTCGGCAGGAAACGGATGGCCGTCGACGGCCTCGACCTCTCGCTGGGCATCGGCGTCCACGGACTCCTCGGCCCCAACGGGGCGGGCAAGACCACTCTCATCCGGACGCTGGCCACCGTGCTGCGCCCCACCGAGGGCAGCCTGGAACTGCTCGGCGAGTCCGTGGACGGCATGGGCGAGCACCGAGCGGTGCGCCGCCGAATCGGCTATCTGCCACAGGAGTTCGGCTACTACAAACGCTTCACCGTGCGCGAGTTCGTCGAGTACATGGCGTGGCTGAAGGAGGTGCCCAAAGCGAGCATCCCCGCGGCGGTGCAGCGCGCCGTGGAGCGGGTGGGTCTGGCGGACCGCGCCGACGAGAGGATGAAGGCCCTGTCGGGCGGCATGGTGCGCCGGGTCGGTATCGCCCAGGCCATCGTCAACGACCCGACGATCCTGCTCCTCGACGAGCCGACGGTCGGCCTGGACCCGGCGCAGCGGCTGCGCTTCCGCGAGCTGCTCCAGGAGTTGGGTACGGACACCTGTGTGCTCGTCTCGACCCATCTGGTGGAGGACGTCGCCGCCGCCTGCACCGACGTCGTGCTCTTCGCCGACGGGCGGCTGGTCTTCAAGGGGCCTCCGGACGAACTGGCCTCGGCGGGCGGACCGGAGCACGAGGGCGACAGCCCGCTGGAGCGCGGCTACTCGGCCATGCTGCTCAACCCCGAGCAGGGAAGGGGGACTTGGTGA
- a CDS encoding DUF4360 domain-containing protein — protein MASGLLLGGAVAALVAAAVPAHNPSGGFVDPPPDKIVINVATVNGSGCPAGTAAVAVSEDNTAFTVTYSDYLAQVGGNSDPTAFRKNCQLNLIVHVPQGFTYAIAEADYRGFASLQAGASGVQRASYYFQGSSQTAAKTHTFPGAYNDNWQATDTTDWAQLVWAPCGVQRNFNINTEVRVNAGTSSPSKVSFMTMDSTDGDISTVYHMAWKECPGR, from the coding sequence ATGGCAAGTGGACTTCTTCTGGGCGGCGCCGTCGCCGCTCTCGTGGCCGCGGCGGTACCCGCGCACAACCCGTCCGGCGGGTTCGTCGACCCGCCCCCGGACAAGATCGTGATCAACGTCGCCACGGTGAACGGCTCCGGCTGTCCCGCGGGCACGGCGGCCGTCGCGGTCTCCGAGGACAACACCGCGTTCACGGTGACCTACAGCGACTACCTCGCCCAGGTCGGCGGCAACTCCGACCCCACGGCGTTCCGGAAGAACTGCCAGCTCAACCTGATCGTCCACGTCCCCCAGGGCTTCACGTACGCCATCGCCGAGGCGGACTACCGGGGCTTCGCCTCGCTCCAGGCCGGCGCGAGCGGCGTCCAGCGGGCCTCGTACTACTTCCAGGGCTCCTCGCAGACGGCCGCCAAGACCCACACCTTCCCCGGCGCCTACAACGACAACTGGCAGGCGACCGACACCACCGACTGGGCCCAACTCGTGTGGGCACCCTGCGGAGTTCAGCGCAACTTCAACATCAACACGGAGGTCCGCGTGAACGCGGGCACCTCCTCGCCGTCCAAGGTCAGCTTCATGACGATGGACTCGACCGACGGCGACATCAGCACCGTGTACCACATGGCGTGGAAGGAGTGCCCCGGCAGGTGA
- a CDS encoding intradiol ring-cleavage dioxygenase: protein MNETPVNETPTSQAPTRDTVARRTVLVATGATAATLALGAAAPGTPTARTAGTADTAPVAAAAVCTLTKEMTEGPYYLDGQYVRADITEGKTGFPLKLALTVVDDDTCATISDALVEIWHCDALGEYSGYVGNNGHDEPDSGTFLRGGVLTDAGGVARITTVYPGWYRGRCVHIHVKVHVGVTLTSDGSFTGGTELHTGQLFFDETVTAKVGALSPYSANTVTRTTLAQDSIYDDGGAASGLLTLTALGSSPSTGYTGTLTLGVER from the coding sequence ATGAACGAGACGCCCGTGAACGAGACGCCTACGAGCCAGGCCCCGACGAGAGACACCGTCGCCCGCCGCACCGTCCTGGTCGCCACGGGCGCCACCGCCGCCACCCTCGCCCTCGGCGCCGCCGCGCCCGGCACCCCCACCGCGCGGACGGCCGGCACCGCCGACACGGCCCCCGTGGCCGCCGCGGCGGTCTGCACCCTCACCAAGGAGATGACCGAAGGCCCCTACTACCTAGACGGCCAGTACGTCCGCGCCGACATCACCGAGGGCAAGACCGGCTTCCCGCTCAAGCTCGCCCTCACCGTCGTCGACGACGACACCTGCGCCACGATCAGCGACGCCCTCGTCGAGATCTGGCACTGCGACGCGCTCGGCGAGTACTCCGGCTACGTCGGCAACAACGGCCACGACGAGCCCGACAGCGGCACCTTCCTGCGCGGCGGCGTGCTCACCGACGCCGGCGGTGTCGCCCGCATCACCACGGTGTACCCGGGCTGGTACCGGGGCCGCTGTGTCCACATCCACGTGAAGGTGCATGTCGGCGTCACGCTCACCTCCGACGGCTCCTTCACCGGCGGCACCGAACTCCACACCGGCCAGCTCTTCTTCGACGAGACGGTCACCGCCAAGGTCGGCGCGCTCTCGCCGTACTCGGCCAACACGGTCACCCGCACCACCCTCGCCCAGGACTCGATCTACGACGACGGCGGCGCCGCGTCCGGCCTGCTGACCCTCACCGCCCTGGGCAGCAGCCCCTCCACCGGCTACACCGGCACCCTGACCCTCGGCGTCGAACGCTGA